In Arachis stenosperma cultivar V10309 chromosome 1, arast.V10309.gnm1.PFL2, whole genome shotgun sequence, one DNA window encodes the following:
- the LOC130961886 gene encoding uncharacterized protein LOC130961886: MELELESSSTPTAQATSRSSCFPCFAPRRRSASWWQRVRTASWSDNSSPRAPPPTAADHWWSRGLRAFKKLREWSELLAGPRWKTFIRRTFNRNNNRASKRVAANYQYDPLSYALNFDEGQNGDFHDDPDVRNFSTRYASANVKSVSGAEEEAGCGSGKDDVVLV, encoded by the coding sequence ATGGAACTGGAACTTGAATCCTCCTCCACACCCACAGCCCAAGCCACTTCCCGCTCATCCTGCTTCCCCTGCTTCGCGCCGCGCCGACGCTCCGCCTCATGGTGGCAGCGCGTCCGTACAGCCTCCTGGTCCGACAACTCCTCCCCCCGCGCTCCTCCTCCCACCGCCGCCGACCACTGGTGGTCCCGCGGACTCCGGGCATTCAAGAAGCTCCGCGAGTGGTCTGAGCTCCTCGCCGGTCCTAGATGGAAGACCTTCATTCGCAGGACCTTCAATCGCAACAACAACCGCGCATCCAAGCGCGTCGCCGCAAACTACCAGTACGACCCACTCAGCTACGCCCTCAACTTCGACGAGGGGCAAAACGGTGATTTTCACGATGACCCTGACGTACGCAACTTCTCCACGCGCTACGCCTCTGCCAACGTAAAAAGCGTTTCGGGCGCGGAGGAGGAGGCTGGTTGCGGTTCGGGTAAAGATGACGTCGTTTTGGTATGA